The genomic interval TTCTATCACATCAATTGCaacattattataatattaGAGCATCTTTATTATTTCTGTCCTTGAAAAGTTATCACTCCACACACGTCATGGCTTGACTCCACCGCTTAAATACAAAATGACAGACGGATAGATAAATAAGAAAGAAGATGCGTCGCCTACAGTATATACCAAAAAGGGATGATTTACACACAGCATAAAAATCAAAGTTAGTCATTGCTACAATCACAAAAGAGCAAAACATGCTTTAAGTATAGGCTACTAATGTTTTTCTAACAAGAATTACTCAATGcattgttttattgtaaaattagtGTACTTGctgaaacagtaaaatattcagtcccaattccaaaaaaaggaTGCtgcacaaaatgtaaataaaaacagaatgcaaacatatgcaaatctcataaacccattttttattcattataaaatagaaaacatgttaaatgtttgaattagaaaatgtaaatgtaatttttgtttttctgtagacTTACGTGCTTCATGTGATGTTGGAATTATGATCCAACGAGGCAAAACTTGGAGAACTGTCCCCCAGCAAAATCTGACGGTCAGCTGTCCCGTCAAACACTGTGGAGAATCACTGAAGATCACCTGGTGTAAAATACTCAGCCCAAGCACCTGTGAAAGGATCAGTGAAATGGAAAATGTGGAAATAACACAGAATCATGTTGGAGATGAGCTGATCTCATATTTAAGTTTCAAGCAGGTTTCCATTCATGATGATGGCCTGTACAGATGTAGTGTAGTAAAAGGACACGGTGAGAGAATAATCAGCCATGCCATCAACATCTCAGTATCAGGTACGCTTTCAGGTATTTTTAAATTCTCCCTCAGAACTAAAATTTGGTTGACATGTGTCCTATTGCAAGTATTAATTCTGTCTACTATATATCATTCCTTAAAGACCTACACCAGTGGGCTGAAAACTCTAATAATAATGATGGAAAAACAGGTAAGAAGGCGCATTTGTCAGAAAATACTTGCAGGCTACATTTTAGTGGATGCAGTTTAGGATGATTAATCTGGTTGTTCTGCTTTTGTAGGCGAGCTGTTGGCAGCTGCTGACAACAAGACTGTTGTCTGGAAGCCCTACCTCTTCATCGGTGTGGGCATACCATTTCTGATTCTCACCCTGACTGCGATGACCCTGCTGAGTTTTTATGACTGGAAACGTAAGAGCATTAATTTGTATCTTGGATAACTGAAACTCAGTTTATTGATTTTACCATCTAAAAATGGACCATTTGTTTATTGGCTTTTTTACAGGAGTGCCCACCTTCAACTACGTAAAGGGAGAGgtaatgttgtttttttaaggctATAGTTTGGGCATATTTGCGGAGATTAACTTTGGGGttagcttttgtttttaaacatgtttaacgTGTTCTAAAACATTCTGATTTCTGCTATAAAGTTTGGCATTTTAAGATGAAAGTCTAAGGACTCTCCTTTGACGCCAGCTTGAAGAAGTGTAatttttgacatgtttttttcttttcttctttactgAATACACACCTTAGACAAGCTGGCAGTGGGATTTTACTGCTTGTTTTACAAGctaattattttttatcttgCTTCATATTTACATAGAGTCATAGGAGTGTCAAGACATTGTGTTTTACTGTCTCATTTATTCTCATTTTGGTGTGTTTCATTCATAGGAAATACCCACTCATATGATACCAGACCTCCCTAAGTGGAGCCCTCCTTCCACTCCTGTCCTATCAACCCACTTGTCTATTCTGAATGACATCCACTCTCCACGTACCACTGAAAGATCAAAATCACCAGCTTCCCAGCCGTGTGAAAGCCAGCCTTCTGCTTCAAAGCCAGTGGTCAAAACTGAAGTCTGTGCAGTGTATGCTGTCATCAACCATAGACAGTCTAGCCAGCCTGCTGGAAAACAGCACACCGTGACTCACCAAGTAAAAAACCCAGTGTATGCTACCATCAATGTTTCCTGAGCATTTTCAATTTGAAATGGACACTTGCAGGTGAAAtggtggaaaaaatatataccaACATGTGGTGGAATCGTGATGAAACAGAAGTTAAGCTTTCAACCACACggcaggagatgtggaggaagCTTGTGGTTGCGTAGGTGCACTATGTGTCCTATTAAGCTATCATGACTAGACCAGAGGCAACAGTGACTTTATTGTCACACGCTCAGGTTTGTTCCAGAtaatgcttgtttgttttttttattattaagttATTGTATTTTCCATTAATGGTTTCTTCCCACTCCAGTCCTTGTATTGACTTgaaggactgaaaaaaaaaataatcacactgAAGCCAAAACTTtggtaatttcattttaaaaagtcactgGGTAAATAGATTTCTTCTGCACAGACTTATCATGCAACCATCTGACTGATTTCTTATGGTAGGatagaaatcattaaaaaaattatttgatatATAATCCTTAGCTTATGCATGACTTTGCAAACATCATGGTGTTTGAAATGTTTATAGAGACTTTATTagatatttttgtatttctctttcttgagctaattttttaaaaatgttttaaacaaaataatttatgcAGTTAATTCACAGGTTGTAGTGAAACAACCGTGTCAGAGAGACTTGAGAGCTGTGAAAaaacgtttttgtttttttgtcactgctgctgtcagaAACATCGGACCTTGTCTGTAGACCACAGCACTGTGGTTTAGCTCAAACATGCCGGAAGTTAAAGATGGAAAGATCTCTGACAATGACATCTTGTGGCAAGAGAGGCTCCACCTTAACCACACGTTTACACTGAAAATACTTCAGTTGGGTGGTGGCCTTATTATTGTTTCTGCTTTTCACATACTCTGTAattaaatttagaaaaaaaaaatcaagtaagAGTAGTAGTGATTAGCTATATAAAGATACCAGAAACTACAAGTAACAGAGATTGGATGAATTAGAGGAAACCTTAAATAAAGACAATTATTTGACATAGACTCCATGTTTTCTTAACCATTTGATACTGGAAACCTTAAAAATACCCCCCGCCCCACTATCAAATGTTATGGCATTTTTGCAGATATACATTGCGTGCATTTCCTCTTAAGAGTTCCTCAAATCTTTCTCAATCATTTTTAGGAGTGTGTCTGCAGTTAGAGAATTTTCCTGAAAAAAGAGGCATTtatcaaaatgtaaaaacaaatcaaaacaaaacaaagcaaagttaAAACATATGGAGAAACTGTTAGCATGAATGGGTATTCACTCAAATGAGAGTTGGACATATCTGAAACACCTTCCTgcctcctttcgatgtggaagaGTGACTTGACTGCGAGCCCATTCCAAGTTCCTCACCTTATCTGTAAGGGAGACCCTGGGCACCATTTAGAGGAAGCACATTTCCAACATCTGTACGACTAGTACATCgtctgcagatgctgcaccagtcCACATGTCAATTCCCTGCTCCATTCTTCCCTCCAAAGGGCAACTGCTCATCTCCAACCCAGAATGGGTACTCCAGCCTTTTGcaactgagaaccatggcctcagacagAAGGTGCTCATTCTCATCCCAGTTCTTTCATACTTGGTTACAAACCaccccagtgcaagctggaggtcatcACTAAATGAGGACCTTCAGTTTGCAGTACATCATCTACACTGTCAAATACATTATCTAGAAAAGTCAGATCTGATCTGATCTCACATCCTTACTGTGGCTAGCAATTGTATTGATAAAAGTTCTGAATAGAAGAGCAGCTCTGGTGGAATCCAACATCCACTGGCAATCCGAACCAAGCTTTTGCGATGGTTGTACAGGAACCAAATAGCCAGCACATGATGTTGTAGATCTCCAACGCATCCAATCTACCCCCAAGAAACTGGGGTGGTTTTAAACCTTGTGATCTCAGCCACAAAGATACAACCACGCTAGACCTTACCAGTATCTTCACGGTCACCTGATAGAACTAAACACCAGGTGATGATCTGTTGATAGCTGAGCTCCTTTGTTCAACCAAGTGTACAAAATATATGCCTGTAGGTCTGATGACATAATTAGAAAATTGATTATCGATCTGCCAATTAGGCTGTCTCAGTGCCAAGTCCACTTATGAAGAACTTTATATTTGAACACCTTGTCTGCTGTAGACATCCTATCACCAGCACTTAAGTCCAAAAACgtaacaccaccaccaccggcCAGGCTGTATCTCCCAGTTATGCCCTAACACAATTATCTGTCATTGCTCACATGACCATTGAGGTACCCCATCAGGAAAATTGAGTCCCCAGATGGGGCACCATCTAGCACCCCACCAGTGACTTCAAGAATGCCAGGTACTCTGTCTCTGGAATGAGTCTACGGTCTACTGGTGTAATAGTCTATGCtgagtttgttgttgttttggagttGTGAGTTCTAATTCTCCATGTCTGTTATGTCCTGTGTTGGATTTTCTTGTGTTACAAttcttcctattttattttggttaCCTTTGTTGCTTTGTAGTTTTCTATTGCCTGTCGGACTTCTGCACCCAAAtagaggtttgttttttgtttaataactCCCACATACAACTCTGCACTTTGGGTCCAGGGAAGGTGAATATCAACATCAAGTGCTGGTTTCACAGAATATAAAGGTCAAACATTGGATGAACGCACACACCACAATAAAGGACAAAGAGAGACTGAGGCCATTTACACACAGATAATGTCTAAAGTACAAACTAGAGGGAAACTAAATGCACCTGAACGCAACGTcaacactcaggaaataaaaccAGTGTGAACAATAAAGAAGAAGCACCtaataaagaattaaaactcTAAACTCTGGTATGATAAAATGATG from Archocentrus centrarchus isolate MPI-CPG fArcCen1 chromosome 21, fArcCen1, whole genome shotgun sequence carries:
- the LOC115801303 gene encoding B- and T-lymphocyte attenuator-like, with the translated sequence MLSLKDKLNYLMTFCCFMFVSIHGRSKDLRASCDVGIMIQRGKTWRTVPQQNLTVSCPVKHCGESLKITWCKILSPSTCERISEMENVEITQNHVGDELISYLSFKQVSIHDDGLYRCSVVKGHGERIISHAINISVSDLHQWAENSNNNDGKTGELLAAADNKTVVWKPYLFIGVGIPFLILTLTAMTLLSFYDWKRVPTFNYVKGEEIPTHMIPDLPKWSPPSTPVLSTHLSILNDIHSPRTTERSKSPASQPCESQPSASKPVVKTEVCAVYAVINHRQSSQPAGKQHTVTHQVKNPVYATINVS